A region of Gracilinanus agilis isolate LMUSP501 chromosome 3, AgileGrace, whole genome shotgun sequence DNA encodes the following proteins:
- the SLN gene encoding sarcolipin, translating to MERSTRELFLNFTVVLITVILMWLLVRSYQY from the coding sequence ATGGAGCGATCCACGAGGGAGCTGTTTCTCAACTTTACCGTGGTCCTCATAACTGTAATCCTCATGTGGCTGCTAGTGAGATCATATCAATACTAA